The following proteins come from a genomic window of Salvia hispanica cultivar TCC Black 2014 chromosome 4, UniMelb_Shisp_WGS_1.0, whole genome shotgun sequence:
- the LOC125185169 gene encoding transcription factor MYB36-like translates to MGRAPCCDKANVKKGPWSAEEDAKLKEFMDKCGTAGNWIALPQKAGLKRCGKSCRLRWLNYLRPNIKHGEFSDEEDRIICTLYATIGSRWSIIAGQLPGRTDNDIKNYWNTKLKKKLMGLIPSNHTKYSQPHSHLYSDFNSFYLQTAKSVEPMPSFYCNTFSLTTSQYPYFSQNQEALADLQHYQEKEGNKMLMFGGNEASCSKEHVKQEGIACGFHGFYGEFDQKCMLINDAFFYQKPFNSDGQLQCDVEQVKQLISNNHDEGKEMLYYY, encoded by the exons atggGTAGAGCTCCTTGCTGTGATAAGGCAAATGTGAAGAAGGGCCCATGGTCGGCTGAAGAAGATGCTAAGCTTAAGGAGTTCATGGACAAATGTGGCACCGCTGGCAATTGGATCGCTCTTCCTCAAAAAGCtg GTCTGAAAAGATGTGGAAAGAGCTGCAGATTGAGATGGCTTAATTATCTCAGACCTAACATTAAACATGGCGAATTTTCGGATGAAGAAGACAGAATTATTTGCACACTCTACGCAACCATTGGAAGCAG GTGGTCAATCATCGCAGGCCAGTTACCCGGGCGAACCGACAACGACATTAAGAATTACTGGAACACCAAGCTCAAGAAGAAATTAATGGGACTCATCCCTTCAAACCACACCAAATATTCACAGCCGCACTCGCATCTATACAGCGATTTCAACTCCTTTTATCTCCAAACTGCTAAATCAGTTGAACCAATGCCATCCTTCTACTGCAACACATTTTCACTAACCACATCTCAGTATCCTTATTTTTCGCAAAATCAAGAGGCCTTGGCCGATCTCCAGCACTATCAAGAGAAGGAAGGCAACAAAATGCTCATGTTTGGTGGCAATGAAGCGAGCTGTAGCAAAGAACACGTCAAACAGGAAGGAATTGCCTGCGGTTTTCACGGATTTTACGGTGAATTTGATCAGAAATGCATGCTGATAAATGATGCGTTTTTTTATCAAAAGCCGTTTAATTCGGATGGTCAGTTGCAGTGTGACGTGGAACAAGTTAAACAGCTGATTAGTAACAATCATGATGAGGGCAAGGAGATGTTGTATTACTATtag